In Diorhabda sublineata isolate icDioSubl1.1 chromosome 4, icDioSubl1.1, whole genome shotgun sequence, a single window of DNA contains:
- the LOC130443336 gene encoding sorbitol dehydrogenase-like, with amino-acid sequence MAQDNLSAILVKPNEIKLEQRPIPEPGPNQVLLQMEVVGICGSDVHYWLEGRCGPFILEKPMVMGHEASGTVVKCGSEVTSLEPGDRVAIEPGVPCRRCEFCKTGRYNICPDILFCATPPVDGNLARYFVTDEDFCFKLPCNMSFEDGTLMEPLAVAVHACKLGKVTIGSVCLVLGAGPIGLCTVAAFRAYGARKILVTDLLDYRLELAKKMGANFTLNTSGMDEDAVTEKVLSLLKEEPHVSVECAGSEQCARLCMKVTRAGGVMILLGMGGLEMTMPFGAALVKEITSIGSFRYNNDYPEAIEMVRSGRADVRGLVTHHFTLEETQKAYETHRDKIGNPIKIMIHCNPNWKPE; translated from the coding sequence atggcACAAGATAATCTATCAGCAATTCTAGTCAAACCGAACGAAATTAAATTAGAACAAAGACCAATACCTGAGCCAGGACCAAATCAGGTGCTATTGCAGATGGAGGTAGTCGGAATTTGTGGATCAGACGTACATTATTGGTTAGAGGGACGTTGCGGAccttttattttagaaaaacccATGGTAATGGGTCACGAAGCATCCGGAACAGTGGTAAAGTGTGGATCCGAAGTAACTTCGCTAGAACCAGGAGATAGAGTAGCTATAGAACCGGGAGTACCTTGTAGAAGATGTGAATTTTGCAAAACTGGCAGGTATAACATTTGTCCTGATATACTTTTCTGCGCAACTCCACCCGTCGATGGAAATCTCGCAAGATATTTCGTCACAGACGaagatttttgtttcaaattaccTTGTAATATGAGTTTTGAAGATGGGACTTTAATGGAACCGTTAGCAGTAGCAGTACACGCATGCAAACTTGGGAAAGTTACTATTGGTTCCGTCTGTTTAGTACTAGGTGCTGGACCTATTGGGCTATGCACGGTAGCTGCTTTCAGGGCTTACGGAGCGCGTAAAATTCTCGTCACCGATCTATTAGATTATAGATTAGAGCTAGCGAAAAAAATGGGTGCAAACTTTACTTTGAATACCTCGGGAATGGATGAAGATGCAGTTACTGAGAAAGTATTGAGTTTACTAAAAGAAGAACCTCACGTATCTGTCGAATGCGCTGGATCCGAACAATGCGCAAGACTTTGTATGAAAGTAACTAGAGCTGGAGGGGTTATGATACTGTTAGGTATGGGTGGACTTGAAATGACGATGCCGTTCGGTGCTGCTTTGGTCAAAGAAATAACTTCTATAGGATCTTTTAGATATAATAACGATTATCCCGAGGCTATTGAAATGGTGAGATCTGGAAGGGCCGATGTTCGAGGTCTTGTTACGCATCATTTCACATTGGAAGAAACCCAAAAAGCTTATGAAACGCACAGGGATAAGATTGGAAATCCCATTAAGATTATGATACACTGTAATCCCAATTGGAAACCGGAATAG
- the LOC130442608 gene encoding D-xylose transporter has protein sequence MLELSKKLTSFYPTYVLAIVSIGYICGELGHYLIGVTSKAIAQDLHFGDIACQLNLTDVYLSELPVQCSSANDSDTCASLTLNGTRYCEWTYNGLGLDYQILAGPSFIAVFTIVGVIMGYLADKFNRVRMLAICTVVFGVAIILSGAVNEFWQLVLLRMVMAAGESGCNPLATGILSDIFPEDKRALVMSVFNWGIYGGYGIAFPVGRYVPPMNTWGLGWRITYYGAGIVALILAALVWFTLKEPKRTVIGEDNSQDEDAKKITIWHIIIDPKIILLCLAASIRHCGGMCVAYNCDLYYQTYFPDYDLGWWLFAVTIVIGSIGVVAGGVISDKFVAKMGIRSRCVILAVSQIAATPFAFGSVYCSPVGAMITLGISYFFAEMWFGILFAMVVEIVPLHVRSTTVGVFLFVMNNIGGNLPIVVEPVSKQIGYRESLYIFYVGAYAFSSLLFLFTTFLMEGPKKPQDPPKNLTGHDNVVFTGDEIHLPTITSLVKNTKNMENENHRL, from the exons atgttggaattatcTAAAAAACTAACCTCTTTTTACCCCACCTACGTTTTGGCGATTGTATCTATTGGATATATATGTGGGGAATTGGGTCACTATCTAATAGGTGTTACAAGTAAAGCTATAGCTCAAGATTTACATTTTGGTGACATCGCATGTCAACTTAATTTGACAGATGTATATCTTAGCGAACTGCCCGTACAATGTTCCAGTGCCAACGACTCGGACACTTGTGCTTCGCTGACGTTAAATGGAACAAG ataCTGCGAATGGACTTACAACGGATTGGGTTTAGATTACCAAATTTTAGCTGGACCCAGTTTTATAGCCGTTTTCACTATAGTTGGGGTTATTATGGGTTATTTAGCTGATAAATTCAACAG agtGAGAATGTTAGCGATTTGCACTGTGGTTTTTGGCGTTGCTATAATTTTGAGTGGCGCTGTTAATGAATTCTGGCAATTGGTACTTTTACGTATGGTAATGGCAGCTGGGGAATCTGGATGCAATCCTCTGGCAACAGGAATACTTTCAGATATTTTTCCAGAGGATAAAAGAGCTCTGGTCATGTCAGTTTTTAATTGGGGAATATACGGAGGATACG gTATTGCTTTTCCTGTCGGTCGTTACGTTCCTCCGATGAACACTTGGGGTCTAGGTTGGAGAATAACTTACTACGGTGCCGGGATCGTAGCTTTAATTCTTGCTGCTCTCGTTTGGTTCACTCTGAAGGAACCGAAACGTACTGTTATCGGAGAAGATAATTCTCAAGACGAAGACgcgaaaaaaataacaatttggcaCATTATAATAGATCCCAAAATAATTCTGTTGTGTTTGGCCGCTTCCATTAGACATTGTGGTGGAATGTGCGTGGCTTACAATTGCGATTTGTATTATCAAACTTACTTTCCAGACTACGATTTGG gtTGGTGGTTGTTTGCTGTAACTATAGTTATTGGTTCAATTGGAGTAGTTGCGGGAGGAGTTATTTCAGATAAATTTGTGGCTAAAATGGGTATTAGATCTAGATGTGTTATTTTAGCTGTTAGCCAGATAGCAGCGACACCTTTCGCATTTGGAAGTGTTTATTGTTCTCCCGTAGGAGCTATGATCACCTTGGGAATCTCCTATTTCTTcg CTGAAATGTGGTTCGGGATTCTTTTCGCTATGGTAGTGGAAATCGTACCGTTGCATGTCAGGTCTACAACAGTGGGAGTATTTTTGTTTGTGATGAACAACATTGGAGGAAATTTACCGATTGTTGTCGAACCAGTTTCGAAACAAATAGGATACAGAGAGAGCTTGTATATATTCTATGTAGGAGCTTATGCTTTTA GTTCTTTATTGTTCCTGTTTACGACGTTCCTCATGGAAGGACCGAAAAAACCACAAGATCCTCCAAAGAATTTGACCGGTCATGATAATGTTGTTTTCACAGGGGACGAAATCCATTTACCAACGATTACATCTTTAGTgaaaaacaccaaaaatatGGAGAACGAAAATCATCGGTTATAG